The Flavobacterium faecale genomic sequence TAGCAGCATCTGTAATGCGACGTCCGTCAATCATTTGCGGAACAAGTCCAATGCTTTTGGCCATTTTGGTAGCTGATTTTCCGCCACCGTGAACTAATACTTTATGCCCTTCAATTTTAGAAAAATCGCTCAGAAACTGTTGTAATTCGTTGGCATCATCAATGATGTTTCCGCCAATTTTCACAAGGGTTACTATTTTTTTATTGCTCATTTTTCAATATTTTTTGAAGCACCAATTGTGCCGCATAGGTTCTATTATTTGCTTGTTCGATTACAATGGAGTTTTCGCTATCCAAGACTTCGTCAGCTACAACAACGTTACGACGCACAGGTAAGCAGTGCATGAATTTAGCATTGTTTGTCAAAGCCATTTTTGCTGCATTGACCGTCCAATTTGGGTCAGAATTGGTTATTTTACCGTAGTCGTTGTAATTACTCCAGTTTTTGGTATAGATAAAATCGGCATTCTCAAATGCTTTGTCTTGATCGTATTCTATTTTTGAATCCTTTGTGATTTCAGGATTTAGTTCATATCCTTCGGGATGGGTAATTACAAAATCAGCATCTTGCAACTGCATCATTTCTACAAAAGAGTTGGCTACCGCTTGTGGCAATGCTCTTGGGTGAGGTGCCCATGACAGTACTACTTTTGGTCTGTGTGCGGTTTTGTGCTCTTCCATTGTGATTGCATCTGCAAGGGATTGTAGTGGGTGACCTGTACAACCTTCCATGTTCACGATTGGCACAGTTGCATATTTTAAGAAACCTGCCAAAACGGTTTCGGCGTTGTCTTTTTCTTTGTCTACCAAACCGGCAAAAGCTCTGATGGCAACAATATCGCAGTATTGTGAAACAACTTCTGCTGCTTCTTTGATATGTTCAGATGCCCCTTTGTTCATAATGGCTCCATCTTCAAACTCCAACGTCCATCCCTCATTGGTGAAGTTCATGACCATGACATTCATTCCTAAATTCAAGGCTGCTTTTTGCGTGCTTAAACGCGTACGTAGACTTGGATTAAAAAACAACATTCCGAGGGTTTTATGTTTTCCTAGTTTCTTATTCTTTAAGGGATTTTTTTTGATTTTCAAGGCATCTTTAACCCAGTCTGATAGGTTGTTGATGTTTTGTACTGAGATGTAATTCATTTTTTATGTATTTGAATTGTACTGATTTACTATTGTTGTGTTTTTATGGACGCGGATTGTACTGATTCGCTATCGCGAAAACGCGGATAAAATCTGATTTTTTTCTTTTTGATTAGCACAGATTAGCTAAAGCTAATTTTGATTTGTACTGATTTATTATTGTTGCATTTTTATGGACGCGGATTATACTGATTCGCTATCGCGAAAACGCGGATAAAATCTGATATTCTTCATTTTGATTAGCACAGATTAGCTAAAGCTAATTTTGATTTGTACTGATTTAAGTTGCATGTGATTTAGCTTCTTCTTCTTTATTTTCTTCGCTTTCTATTGTTTTCGAATACTTTTCTTTTAAACTCTGGTTTTGGACCAAAATTCATTAGTAATCCTAATTCACAATCTGTTGCCCGAAGATAATTGAGTATTTGATTTTCATATTGTTCATTTATGTGATCAACTGCTTTTAATTCCAATAATACTTTGTTCTCAACTATTAGGTCAACTACGTAATCACCGACTTGCTGTTCTTTATAATAGACCGCTATTCTTTTTTCAGGTTCTACTACTAAATTTTTATTTCTTAATTCTATACATAAAGCGTTTTGATATACTTTTTCCAAAAAACCATATCCCAACTCATTGTAGACTTCATAAAAGGTCTTGATGATAACATTTGTAAGTTCTTCGTGTAGTAAAGGCATACTTTCTAAATCATAAGCGTTGAAAAAACAATTAAAAGCATCTATAAGTCTATTGAGACACAATATAATAAATCCTTTTTAATTCAAATTAGCTTTAGCTAATCAAAAATAGTCACAATAGAATTAAAAAAAATCGTTTTGATCCTCGGCTTCGCGCAAGCGAATCCGTTTCATCCAAGTCCCAACTCTACACAATCTTAGTAAAAGGTATTGTATTATTTATAGCATTCAAAATAAAGTTGTCATTTAACCCATTCACAATCCAAGTTTCAATATTGGCAGCTTTGGCTATTGCGGCAGCTTCAATCTTAGACTGCATACCACCAGTTCCATGTGATGATTTTGAGTCGCCTACTTCTTGTTGCATTAAATTCAAATCTGTTACAATCGAAATCGTTTCTGGATTTTTATCCTGAAAAGTAGCTTTGGTATAGATTCCGTTGGTATTGGTAGCGATAATTAAAATGTCAACATTCAGCAATACAGCCGTTAATGCTGCTAATTTATCGTTGTCACCAAATTTAATTTCGTCCGTAGCTACCGTATCATTTTCATTGATGATCGGAATATAATTATTTTTAACCAACACATTTATTGTATTGACAATATTGACTTTGGTATTTTCTTTTTCGAAATCAGAATAGGAGAGTAGGCATTGCGATGTGTGTAAACCCAAGTCGCTAAAATTTTCATGGTATATCCGCATCAAATGAGGCTGCCCGATCGAAGCAAGCGCTTGCTTCACAAAAACTTCTTGATCGTTATTGTCCAATTTTACAAATTGCTTGGCCGCTGCAATCGCACCCGAACTCACAATTATAAATTCGTATTCCTCTTTTAACGCAGCAATTTGGACACCAATATCTTCAATCTTTCCTCTCGAAATATGATTGGTTTCTCTGGTGAGTGTGTTGCTTCCTATTTTTAGTAAAATTCTTTTTTTCATTTTATGCTTTTAGCCTTTAGCTTTTAGCTATTGGCATTATGACTTGTACTTTAATTTCAATCCAATACAGCTAAAAGCTAAAAGCCAATAGCCAAATGCTTGAATGTCTATCTTATTTGTCCATCCCCGTAAACGTACCATTTGTTGGTTACCAAATGCTGTAAACCAATTGGTCCACGTTGGTGTAATTTGTCGGTACTGATGGCCAATTCGCCACCTAAACCAAATTGTCCACCATCGGTAAAACGAGTCGAAGCATTGTGATATACAGATGCTGCGTCTACATTCTCCATGAATACTTGCGCATCATCTGCAACCTCTGTAATGATCGAAGCAGAGTGACCGCCACAATATTTATTAATTTTAGCAATCGCTTCTTCATCAGAATTTACGACCCCAATTACAATTTTATAATTCAAAAACTCTTCGTACCAAATTGCTTCATTTTCGATTTCTGGAACCTGAGTCGCTTTTGCAAAGGCGCTATCTCCCAAAACTTCTACATTGAATTTTTGCAATTCGGTCACCAATTCTTTTGCAAAACTTTCCCAATTCGGAACTTTAGTATCTATTACAACCTTGTCAAGAGCATTGCAAACTCCAATATTGGTTGTTTTTCCGTTAATGATGATGTCCATCGCTTTTTTCAAGTCGGCAGATTGATTCACATAAACAAAGTTATTTCCACGACCGCTTACAATTACTGGGCAAGTAGCGAACTTTTTGGTGAATTCAATTAGTTTTTCGCCACCACGAGGAACGATTAAATCGACTTTTTGCGTTGGTTTTTCTAGGAATGCTTGCGTTTGTGCTCTATCATAATTTAGGTATTCAACCCATTCTGTAGCAACGCCATTACTCTCTAATGCTTGGTGCCAAAGGCTCACAATTTTTTGGTTCGAAAGCAATGATTCTTTTCCGCCTTTCAACAAGATTTTGTTTCCCGACTTAAAAGCGATTCCTCCCGCTTCGACAGTGACGTCTGGGCGCGATTCGTATATGATTAAAATAGTTCCAAAAGCGGCAGTTTTATTGCTGATTTTCATTCCGTTCTCGTGTGTAAACGTGAACCGAACTTGTCCAACAGGGTCTTCCTGACTAGCCAATTGTTGCATTGAAAGGATCATGCCGTCCACTTTGGCATCATCAACCAATAAACGTTTCTCCATAGCCAAATCTTCACCGTTGTAGTTGGCTAAATCTTGCTGGTTAATCGCTTTTAGGTTTTCTCTTTCTGGCTCTAATAAAGCCGCCATTGTAGTTAAAACAGCATTTCTTTTTTCGATTGGAAGTATTTTGTTCATTGTGTTTTATTTTTTACAATTTATAAAATAATTTTATAAATCATTCAATTCTAATTCTATTTGTTCAACTGTTGGCAATTTGCTTTGATAATTTTTAGGCAATGCCTGTGTTAGTTGATATTCGCTTATTCCGATTGGTTTTTGAATATCACGAATTGAGTACTCCGCTTCAATTTTATCTTTATGTTTGCAAAGAATCAATCCAATAGACGGATTGTCTTGTGGATGTTTTAATTGACTATCAATTGCAGATAAATAAAAATTTAGTTTACCTGCATATTCAGGTTTAAATTTTCCTGATTTTAACTCTAAAACAATGTAACAACGCAATTCTAAATGATAAAAAAGCAAATCAATTGCGTAATTATTTTCTCCAACTTGAATTGCATATTGTCTACCCACAAAAGCAAAACCTTTACCAAGCTCCAATAAAAAGCTTGTGATATGCTGCATCATTGCAGATTCAATCTCTCTTTCTAATGCGTCATTTTCTAATCCTAAAAAATCAAAGTTATAAGGGTTTTTCAAAGTTTCAATTGCTAATTGAGACTCGAACTCTGGTAAAGTATTCTTGAAATTAGTTACTGCTTTTCCTTTTGATAGAAAAAAGTTGTTTTTTATTTGAATTTCGAGTTGTTCTCTGCTCCAACCGTTTTGTACAGTTGCATTTGCATAAAAAATAGCTTCATCAGTATTTTTTATTTTCGAAATAATTAACCTATTATGTCCCCAAGGAATTTGTGCCACAGCCTGTGGCACAATTGAATCGATAGACTCATAAAATAAGTACCATTGGCGAATAGCATATAAATTTCGTCTCGAAAAACCACTAATATCAGGAAAACTCAACTTTAAATCTATCGATAATTGTTCTAAAACTGAATCTCCCCAGTTTGCTTCTTTTTGCTTGCTGACAATGTCTTTCGCCAAATCCCAATACAATTCCATGAGCTGAGAGTTTACCTTAACCGCAACCGTCAATTGAGCAAATTTTATTTTTTGCTTAATTGATTTGAGCCATGGTTTATAGGTGTTTTCTAAATTCATTAAAAGGGTGCACTGTTATATTACTTACTTTATCGTTTTGCAAAATAATTGTATGGGCGTGTCCCTATCGGGTCGGGCTATTCGCTACAATCTTTTTTATTCATTTCCGCTAACGCTACAATCAATAAAAAAGGATTTTCGCTGCTATCCCTCACGCAAAACATAATGGAATTCTTTTTAATTTATGATTAACGATTTTAGAAGTAGATGAAAAAATATCAGTTCCATATCTAAAATCGTTATTCTTCAATCGTTAATTTTCACCCTTTCAATTCCGCCAACGATTCCTGCAATGCTATAATGAATGTATCAATAGCATCAGTCGTAATTGTCAAAGGAGGCAAGATTCTCAATAAGTTTTTATTGTTTGCTCCTCCGGTAAAAATGTGTTTTTCAATAATCATTTTCTTTCTCAAGGCACTTACATCGAAATCAAATTCAACTCCAAGCATTAGTCCTCTACCTTTTACTTTGATGATTTCCGGAACTGCCTTGATCGCTTCCAAAAAGTAGGCTTCAACTTTGGTAGCGTTTGCCATCAAGTTTTCTTTTTCCATCACTTCTAGCACAGCAATACTTGCAGCACAGGCCAAATGACTACCACCAAAAGTAGTTCCTAGCAATCCGTAGCTTGCTTTGAAATGAGGAGCAATTAAAATTCCGCCAATCGGGAAACCATTCCCCATACCTTTTGCCATGCAAATAATATCTGGTGTGATGCCGTGAAATTGGTGTGCAAAGAATTTTCCGCTTCTTCCAAATCCGGATTGTACTTCGTCCATGATTAGAACTACGTCATGCGCTTTACAAACTTTTTCTAAAGCCTGAAAAAATTCCGTTGTTCCTTGGTCTAAACCACCAACACCTTGAATAGGCTCGATGATTACACAAGCAACATCTCCTTTTTTCAATTCGGCTTCTACCAAATCAATTTCATTGAGG encodes the following:
- a CDS encoding glutamate-5-semialdehyde dehydrogenase; amino-acid sequence: MNKILPIEKRNAVLTTMAALLEPERENLKAINQQDLANYNGEDLAMEKRLLVDDAKVDGMILSMQQLASQEDPVGQVRFTFTHENGMKISNKTAAFGTILIIYESRPDVTVEAGGIAFKSGNKILLKGGKESLLSNQKIVSLWHQALESNGVATEWVEYLNYDRAQTQAFLEKPTQKVDLIVPRGGEKLIEFTKKFATCPVIVSGRGNNFVYVNQSADLKKAMDIIINGKTTNIGVCNALDKVVIDTKVPNWESFAKELVTELQKFNVEVLGDSAFAKATQVPEIENEAIWYEEFLNYKIVIGVVNSDEEAIAKINKYCGGHSASIITEVADDAQVFMENVDAASVYHNASTRFTDGGQFGLGGELAISTDKLHQRGPIGLQHLVTNKWYVYGDGQIR
- the proB gene encoding glutamate 5-kinase, with translation MKKRILLKIGSNTLTRETNHISRGKIEDIGVQIAALKEEYEFIIVSSGAIAAAKQFVKLDNNDQEVFVKQALASIGQPHLMRIYHENFSDLGLHTSQCLLSYSDFEKENTKVNIVNTINVLVKNNYIPIINENDTVATDEIKFGDNDKLAALTAVLLNVDILIIATNTNGIYTKATFQDKNPETISIVTDLNLMQQEVGDSKSSHGTGGMQSKIEAAAIAKAANIETWIVNGLNDNFILNAINNTIPFTKIV
- a CDS encoding N-acetylornithine carbamoyltransferase codes for the protein MNYISVQNINNLSDWVKDALKIKKNPLKNKKLGKHKTLGMLFFNPSLRTRLSTQKAALNLGMNVMVMNFTNEGWTLEFEDGAIMNKGASEHIKEAAEVVSQYCDIVAIRAFAGLVDKEKDNAETVLAGFLKYATVPIVNMEGCTGHPLQSLADAITMEEHKTAHRPKVVLSWAPHPRALPQAVANSFVEMMQLQDADFVITHPEGYELNPEITKDSKIEYDQDKAFENADFIYTKNWSNYNDYGKITNSDPNWTVNAAKMALTNNAKFMHCLPVRRNVVVADEVLDSENSIVIEQANNRTYAAQLVLQKILKNEQ
- a CDS encoding GxxExxY protein; this encodes MPLLHEELTNVIIKTFYEVYNELGYGFLEKVYQNALCIELRNKNLVVEPEKRIAVYYKEQQVGDYVVDLIVENKVLLELKAVDHINEQYENQILNYLRATDCELGLLMNFGPKPEFKRKVFENNRKRRK
- a CDS encoding aspartate aminotransferase family protein, with translation MNLFDVYPLYPITPVKALDCTITDDKGIEYLDLYSGHGVISIGHTQPYYVAKVKAQLDNLSFYSNAIQNPLQVELADKLGKLSGYTDYSLFLCSSGAEANENALKMASFHTNKARVISFNNAFHGRTSAAVATTDNPKIVAPINAQQVVTFLPLNEIDLVEAELKKGDVACVIIEPIQGVGGLDQGTTEFFQALEKVCKAHDVVLIMDEVQSGFGRSGKFFAHQFHGITPDIICMAKGMGNGFPIGGILIAPHFKASYGLLGTTFGGSHLACAASIAVLEVMEKENLMANATKVEAYFLEAIKAVPEIIKVKGRGLMLGVEFDFDVSALRKKMIIEKHIFTGGANNKNLLRILPPLTITTDAIDTFIIALQESLAELKG
- a CDS encoding PDDEXK nuclease domain-containing protein, whose product is MNLENTYKPWLKSIKQKIKFAQLTVAVKVNSQLMELYWDLAKDIVSKQKEANWGDSVLEQLSIDLKLSFPDISGFSRRNLYAIRQWYLFYESIDSIVPQAVAQIPWGHNRLIISKIKNTDEAIFYANATVQNGWSREQLEIQIKNNFFLSKGKAVTNFKNTLPEFESQLAIETLKNPYNFDFLGLENDALEREIESAMMQHITSFLLELGKGFAFVGRQYAIQVGENNYAIDLLFYHLELRCYIVLELKSGKFKPEYAGKLNFYLSAIDSQLKHPQDNPSIGLILCKHKDKIEAEYSIRDIQKPIGISEYQLTQALPKNYQSKLPTVEQIELELNDL